Proteins encoded in a region of the Pseudomonas sp. PDNC002 genome:
- a CDS encoding PrkA family serine protein kinase: MSIFSHFQERFEATRQEEYSLQEYLDLCKQDKIAYATAAERMLMAIGEPELADTSVDSRLSRIFSNKVIRRYPAFADFHGMEECIDQIVSFFRHAAQGLEEKKQILYLLGPVGGGKSSLAEKLKQLMEKVPFYAIKGSPVFESPLGLFNPDEDGAILEEDYGIPRRYLRSVMSPWATKRLNEFGGDISQFRVVKLHPSILNQIAIAKTEPGDENNQDISALVGKVDIRKLEEFPQNDADAYSYSGALCRANQGLMEFVEMFKAPIKVLHPLLTATQEGNYNSTEGLGSLPYSGIILAHSNESEWHSFRNNKNNEAFIDRIYIVKVPYCLRVSDEIKIYDKLLINSSLAHAHCAPDTLKMLSQFSVLSRLKEPENSNIYSKMRVYDGENLKDTDPKAKSIQEYRDTAGVDEGMAGLSTRFAFKILSKVFNFDPHEVAANPVHLLYVLEQQIEQEQFPPETRERYLRFLKEYLAPRYVEFIGKEIQTAYLESYSEYGQNIFDRYVLYADFWIQDQEYRDPETGEILNRAALNEELEKIEKPAGISNPKDFRNEIVNFVLRARAGNNGKNPSWLSYEKLRVVIEKKMFSNTEDLLPVISFNAKASKEDQQKHNDFVKRMVERGYTEKQVRLLSEWYLRVRKSQ; the protein is encoded by the coding sequence ATGAGCATTTTCAGTCACTTCCAGGAACGCTTCGAAGCGACCCGCCAAGAGGAATACTCCCTGCAGGAGTACCTGGATCTCTGCAAGCAGGACAAGATCGCCTACGCCACCGCCGCCGAGCGGATGCTGATGGCCATCGGCGAACCGGAACTGGCGGACACCTCCGTCGACTCCCGTCTGTCGCGAATCTTTTCCAACAAGGTGATCCGCCGCTACCCGGCCTTTGCCGACTTCCATGGCATGGAAGAGTGCATCGACCAGATCGTCTCGTTCTTCCGCCACGCCGCCCAAGGCCTGGAAGAGAAGAAACAGATCCTTTACCTCCTGGGCCCGGTCGGTGGCGGCAAATCGTCCCTCGCCGAAAAGCTCAAGCAACTGATGGAGAAGGTGCCCTTCTATGCCATCAAGGGCTCGCCGGTGTTCGAATCGCCCCTGGGGCTGTTCAACCCGGATGAGGACGGCGCCATCCTCGAGGAAGACTACGGCATCCCGCGCCGCTACCTGCGTTCGGTGATGTCGCCCTGGGCGACCAAGCGCCTCAACGAATTCGGCGGCGACATCAGCCAGTTCCGCGTGGTCAAGCTGCACCCCTCGATTCTCAACCAGATCGCCATCGCCAAGACCGAACCAGGTGACGAGAACAACCAGGACATCTCCGCGCTGGTCGGCAAGGTGGATATCCGCAAGCTGGAAGAGTTCCCGCAGAACGACGCCGACGCCTACAGCTACTCGGGCGCGCTGTGCCGGGCCAACCAGGGCCTGATGGAATTCGTCGAGATGTTCAAGGCGCCGATCAAGGTCCTGCACCCCTTGCTCACCGCGACCCAGGAAGGCAACTACAACAGCACCGAAGGCCTCGGTTCCCTGCCCTACAGCGGGATCATCCTCGCCCACTCCAACGAGTCGGAGTGGCACAGCTTCCGCAACAACAAGAACAACGAGGCCTTCATCGACCGGATCTACATCGTCAAGGTGCCGTACTGCCTGCGCGTTTCCGACGAGATCAAGATCTACGACAAGCTGCTGATCAACAGCTCCCTGGCGCACGCTCATTGCGCGCCGGACACCCTGAAGATGCTCTCGCAGTTCTCCGTGCTGTCGCGCCTGAAGGAGCCGGAAAACTCCAACATCTACTCCAAGATGCGGGTCTACGACGGGGAGAACCTCAAGGACACCGATCCCAAGGCCAAGTCCATCCAGGAATACCGCGATACCGCTGGGGTCGACGAGGGCATGGCCGGGCTTTCCACCCGTTTCGCCTTCAAGATCCTGTCGAAGGTGTTCAACTTCGACCCGCATGAAGTGGCCGCCAACCCGGTGCACCTGCTCTACGTGCTGGAACAGCAGATCGAGCAGGAACAGTTCCCGCCGGAAACCCGCGAACGCTACCTGCGCTTCCTGAAGGAATACCTGGCGCCGCGCTACGTCGAGTTCATCGGCAAGGAAATCCAGACCGCGTACCTGGAGTCCTACAGCGAGTACGGTCAGAACATCTTCGACCGCTACGTGCTGTACGCCGACTTCTGGATCCAGGACCAGGAATACCGCGACCCGGAAACCGGCGAGATCCTCAACCGCGCCGCTCTCAACGAGGAACTGGAGAAGATCGAGAAGCCGGCTGGCATCAGCAATCCGAAGGACTTCCGCAACGAGATCGTCAACTTCGTACTGCGTGCCCGCGCCGGCAACAACGGCAAGAACCCCAGCTGGCTGTCGTACGAGAAGCTGCGCGTGGTGATCGAGAAGAAAATGTTCTCCAACACCGAGGACCTGCTGCCGGTCATCAGCTTCAACGCCAAGGCGAGCAAGGAGGATCAGCAGAAGCACAACGACTTCGTCAAACGCATGGTCGAGCGCGGCTACACCGAGAAGCAGGTGCGCCTGCTGTCGGAATGGTATCTGCGGGTTCGCAAGTCGCAGTAG
- the glpE gene encoding thiosulfate sulfurtransferase GlpE, with translation MSDFKRIAPDLAQQLRESGAQVVDIRDPQSYAMGHISGSRHIDNYSVADFIREADMDAPLVVVCYHGNSSQSAAAYFVQQGFSEVYSLDGGFELWRSVYPADTSAGGSD, from the coding sequence ATGAGCGACTTCAAGCGCATCGCCCCCGACCTGGCCCAGCAGCTGCGCGAAAGCGGCGCCCAGGTCGTCGATATCCGCGACCCGCAGAGCTATGCGATGGGTCATATCAGCGGCTCGCGGCACATCGACAACTATTCGGTCGCCGATTTCATCCGCGAGGCGGACATGGACGCGCCGCTGGTCGTGGTCTGCTACCACGGCAACTCCAGCCAGAGCGCGGCAGCTTATTTCGTTCAGCAGGGCTTCTCCGAGGTCTACAGCCTCGACGGCGGCTTCGAGCTGTGGCGCAGCGTCTATCCTGCGGATACCAGCGCAGGCGGCTCCGACTGA
- a CDS encoding symmetrical bis(5'-nucleosyl)-tetraphosphatase translates to MATYAVGDLQGCLEPLKCLLDQVKFDPAQDKLWLVGDLVNRGPASLETLRFLYGMRESLVCVLGNHDLHLIAVAYNAERLKKNDTLREIVEAPDCAQLIEWLRQMPLIHQDAQRDITLVHAGIPPQWSIEKSLQRAAEVEAALRDDTQLPMFLDGMYGNEPAKWDKKLHGIERLRVITNYFTRMRFCTPDGKLDLKSKEGLDTAPPGYAPWFSYAERKAAGRKIIFGHWAALEGQCDVPGLFALDTGCVWGGSMTLLNVDTLERIHCSCADKPE, encoded by the coding sequence ATGGCCACCTACGCCGTCGGCGACCTGCAGGGCTGCCTGGAGCCGCTCAAGTGCCTGCTCGACCAGGTGAAGTTCGACCCGGCCCAGGACAAGCTCTGGCTGGTCGGCGACCTGGTCAACCGCGGCCCGGCGTCGCTGGAAACCCTGCGTTTCCTCTATGGCATGCGCGAGTCGCTGGTCTGCGTGCTGGGCAACCATGACCTGCACCTGATCGCCGTGGCCTACAACGCCGAGCGCCTGAAGAAGAACGACACCCTGCGCGAGATCGTCGAAGCGCCGGACTGCGCGCAACTGATCGAATGGCTGCGGCAGATGCCGCTGATCCATCAAGATGCGCAGCGCGACATCACCCTGGTGCATGCCGGCATCCCGCCGCAATGGTCCATTGAGAAGTCCTTGCAGCGCGCCGCCGAAGTCGAAGCCGCCCTGCGCGACGATACCCAGCTGCCGATGTTCCTCGACGGCATGTACGGCAACGAGCCGGCCAAGTGGGACAAGAAGCTGCACGGTATCGAGCGCCTGCGGGTGATTACCAACTACTTCACGCGCATGCGCTTCTGCACCCCGGACGGCAAGCTCGACCTGAAATCCAAGGAAGGCCTGGACACCGCCCCACCCGGCTACGCCCCCTGGTTCAGCTATGCCGAACGCAAGGCCGCCGGGCGCAAGATCATCTTCGGCCACTGGGCCGCGCTGGAAGGCCAGTGCGACGTCCCCGGCCTCTTCGCCCTGGACACCGGCTGCGTCTGGGGCGGCAGCATGACGCTGCTGAACGTCGATACCCTCGAGCGCATCCACTGCAGCTGCGCCGATAAACCAGAATGA
- the apaG gene encoding Co2+/Mg2+ efflux protein ApaG gives MSDPRYQVSVSVTTRHLPEQSQPEQGRYVFAYTVTIHNHGELAAKLLTRHWIITDGDGHVQEVRGAGVVGEKPLIEPGASHTYTSGTVMATKVGSMHGSYQMVAADGHHFDAEIPAFRLAVPGALH, from the coding sequence ATGAGCGATCCGCGCTATCAGGTCAGCGTCAGCGTCACCACCCGCCATCTGCCCGAGCAATCCCAGCCGGAACAGGGGCGCTACGTGTTCGCCTACACCGTGACCATCCACAATCACGGCGAGCTGGCGGCGAAGCTGCTGACCCGTCACTGGATCATCACCGACGGCGACGGCCACGTGCAGGAAGTGCGCGGCGCCGGCGTCGTTGGCGAAAAGCCGCTGATCGAGCCAGGCGCCAGCCACACCTACACCAGCGGCACCGTCATGGCGACCAAGGTCGGCAGCATGCACGGCAGCTACCAGATGGTCGCCGCCGACGGCCATCACTTCGACGCCGAGATTCCCGCCTTCCGCCTCGCCGTACCGGGGGCGCTGCACTGA
- the rsmA gene encoding 16S rRNA (adenine(1518)-N(6)/adenine(1519)-N(6))-dimethyltransferase RsmA, translating into MSELFQHRARKRFGQNFLHDAGVIHKILRAIAAKEGQHVLEIGPGQGALTEGLVDSGAKLDVIELDLDLIPQLKWRFGLKPNFSLHQGDAMKFDFSSLIGATDDKLRVVGNLPYNISTPLIFHLLDHASIIQDMHFMLQKEVVERLAAEPGNGDWGRLSIMVQYFCRVDYLFTVGPGAFNPPPKVESAIVRLVPYTELPHPAKDHRVLERIVREAFNQRRKTLRNTLRNLMDVAEIEAAGVDPTLRPEQLDVADFVRLANRLSDLTPESAQGPSA; encoded by the coding sequence ATGTCCGAACTCTTCCAGCACCGCGCCCGCAAACGCTTTGGCCAGAACTTCCTGCATGACGCCGGGGTGATTCACAAGATCCTCCGCGCCATCGCCGCCAAGGAAGGCCAGCATGTGCTGGAAATCGGCCCAGGCCAGGGCGCCCTCACCGAAGGCCTGGTGGACAGCGGCGCGAAGCTCGATGTGATCGAGCTGGACCTGGACCTGATCCCGCAACTGAAATGGCGTTTCGGCCTCAAGCCCAACTTCAGCCTGCACCAGGGCGATGCGATGAAGTTCGACTTCTCCAGCCTGATCGGCGCGACCGACGACAAGCTGCGCGTGGTCGGCAACCTGCCCTACAACATCTCCACCCCGCTGATCTTCCACCTTCTGGACCACGCCTCGATCATCCAGGACATGCACTTCATGCTGCAGAAGGAAGTGGTGGAGCGCCTGGCCGCCGAACCGGGCAACGGCGACTGGGGCCGCCTGTCGATCATGGTGCAGTACTTCTGCCGGGTCGATTACCTGTTCACCGTCGGCCCCGGCGCGTTCAATCCGCCGCCGAAAGTCGAATCGGCGATCGTGCGCCTGGTGCCCTATACCGAACTGCCGCACCCGGCCAAGGATCATCGCGTGCTCGAACGCATCGTCCGCGAAGCCTTCAATCAGCGCCGCAAGACCCTGCGCAACACCCTGCGCAACCTGATGGACGTGGCAGAAATCGAAGCCGCCGGCGTCGACCCGACCCTGCGCCCCGAGCAGCTCGACGTCGCCGACTTCGTCCGCCTGGCCAACCGCCTGAGCGACCTCACCCCCGAATCCGCGCAAGGACCCTCCGCATGA
- the pdxA gene encoding 4-hydroxythreonine-4-phosphate dehydrogenase PdxA — protein sequence MSTSHLFALTPGEPAGIGPDLCLLLAREAQPHPLVAVASRQLLAERAASLGLDITLQDVGPGQWPSDASAAGTLYVWDTPLAAPVEPGKLDKANAAYVLETLTRAGQGCLDGHFAGMITAPVHKGVINEAGIAFSGHTEFLADLTSTAQVVMMLATRGLRVALVTTHLPLRQIADAITADRLERVTRILHADLRDKFGIANPRILVCGLNPHAGEGGHLGHEEIDVIEPTLERLRTEGMQLIGPLPADTLFTPKHLEHCDAVLAMYHDQGLPVLKYKGFGAAVNVTLGLPIIRTSVDHGTALDLAGTGRIDSGSLQVALETAYQMAEAGAARR from the coding sequence ATGAGCACCTCCCACCTCTTCGCCCTCACCCCCGGCGAGCCTGCGGGCATCGGCCCCGACCTCTGCCTGCTGCTCGCCCGCGAGGCGCAACCTCATCCGCTGGTGGCGGTCGCCAGCCGCCAACTCCTGGCCGAACGCGCCGCCTCGCTGGGGCTCGACATCACGCTGCAGGACGTCGGCCCAGGCCAATGGCCGAGCGACGCGTCCGCCGCGGGCACCCTGTACGTCTGGGATACCCCGCTGGCCGCCCCGGTCGAACCGGGCAAGCTCGACAAGGCAAACGCCGCCTACGTCCTGGAAACCCTGACCCGCGCCGGCCAGGGCTGCCTGGACGGGCACTTTGCCGGGATGATCACCGCGCCGGTACACAAGGGCGTGATCAACGAGGCGGGAATCGCCTTCTCCGGCCATACCGAATTCCTCGCCGACCTTACGTCCACCGCCCAAGTGGTGATGATGCTCGCCACCCGGGGCCTGCGCGTGGCGCTGGTGACCACCCACCTGCCGCTACGGCAGATCGCCGATGCCATCACCGCCGACCGTCTGGAGCGTGTCACGCGCATCCTGCATGCCGACCTGCGCGACAAGTTCGGCATCGCCAACCCGCGCATCCTGGTCTGCGGCCTGAATCCCCACGCCGGCGAAGGCGGCCACCTCGGCCACGAGGAAATCGACGTGATCGAGCCGACCCTGGAGCGCCTGCGCACCGAGGGCATGCAGCTGATCGGCCCGCTGCCCGCCGACACACTGTTCACGCCCAAACACCTGGAGCACTGCGACGCCGTGCTTGCCATGTACCACGACCAAGGTCTGCCAGTGCTCAAGTACAAGGGTTTCGGCGCGGCGGTGAACGTCACCCTGGGCCTGCCGATCATCCGCACCTCCGTGGACCACGGCACCGCGCTGGACCTGGCAGGCACCGGCCGGATCGACAGTGGCAGCCTGCAGGTCGCCCTGGAAACCGCCTACCAGATGGCCGAAGCCGGCGCCGCCCGCCGCTGA
- a CDS encoding peptidylprolyl isomerase, with product MKTMLCKALRPLMLGALLASSVVHAEVVPLDRVVAIVDNDVVMQSQLDQRLREVRQTIQKRGAPLPPEHVLSQQVLERLIIENIQLQIGDRSGVRITDEELNQAMGTIAQRNNMSLDQFRAALAHDGLSYDEAREQVRREMVISRVRQRRVAERIQVSEQEVQNFLASDLGKIQLSEEYRLANIVIPVPDSASPETVQAAARQAQEMYQQLKQGADFSQMAVARSAGDNALEGGEIGWRKAAQLPSPFDTMVGSLAVGDVTEPLRGPGGFIILKLEEKRGGSKMLRDEVHVRHILLKPSEIRSEEETQRLAEKLYERIQAGESFSELAKKFSEDPGSKLNGGDLNWVDPESLVPEFREVMNNAPQGQVTKPFRSPFGWHVLEVLGRRATDSSDKFREQQAAQTLRARKYDEELQAWLRQIRDEAYVEIKQ from the coding sequence GTGAAGACAATGCTATGTAAGGCCCTGCGCCCGCTGATGCTGGGCGCGCTGTTGGCAAGTTCCGTCGTGCACGCCGAAGTGGTTCCGCTGGACCGTGTCGTCGCCATCGTCGATAACGACGTGGTGATGCAGAGCCAGCTCGACCAACGCCTGCGTGAAGTCCGCCAGACCATCCAGAAGCGCGGTGCACCACTGCCGCCTGAACACGTGCTGAGTCAGCAGGTGCTGGAGCGTCTGATCATCGAGAACATCCAGCTGCAGATCGGCGACCGCTCCGGCGTGCGCATTACCGACGAAGAGCTGAACCAGGCCATGGGCACCATTGCCCAGCGCAACAACATGAGCCTGGATCAGTTCCGCGCCGCCCTCGCCCACGACGGTCTGTCCTACGACGAGGCCCGCGAGCAGGTGCGCCGCGAGATGGTCATCAGCCGTGTGCGGCAACGCCGCGTGGCGGAGCGCATCCAGGTCAGCGAACAGGAAGTGCAGAACTTCCTCGCCTCCGACCTCGGCAAGATCCAGCTCTCCGAAGAGTATCGCCTGGCCAACATCGTGATTCCGGTGCCGGACAGCGCCTCGCCCGAGACGGTGCAAGCTGCCGCTCGCCAGGCCCAGGAGATGTACCAGCAACTCAAGCAGGGCGCCGACTTCAGCCAGATGGCCGTCGCTCGCTCCGCTGGCGACAACGCCCTGGAAGGCGGCGAAATCGGCTGGCGCAAAGCCGCTCAGCTGCCCTCGCCGTTCGACACCATGGTCGGCTCGCTGGCCGTGGGTGACGTGACCGAACCCCTGCGCGGCCCTGGCGGCTTCATCATCCTCAAGCTGGAAGAGAAGCGCGGCGGCAGCAAGATGCTGCGCGACGAAGTCCACGTCCGCCACATCCTGCTCAAGCCGAGCGAGATCCGTAGCGAAGAGGAAACCCAGCGCCTGGCCGAGAAACTCTACGAACGCATCCAGGCTGGCGAAAGCTTCAGCGAGCTGGCGAAGAAGTTCTCCGAAGACCCGGGCTCCAAGCTCAACGGCGGCGACCTCAACTGGGTCGACCCGGAATCCCTGGTACCGGAATTCCGCGAGGTGATGAACAATGCGCCGCAAGGCCAGGTCACCAAGCCGTTCCGCTCGCCGTTCGGCTGGCACGTGCTGGAAGTCCTCGGCCGCCGCGCCACCGACAGCAGCGACAAGTTCCGCGAACAGCAGGCTGCCCAGACCCTTCGCGCACGCAAGTACGACGAAGAACTGCAGGCCTGGCTGCGCCAGATCCGCGACGAAGCCTACGTCGAGATCAAGCAGTAA
- a CDS encoding LPS-assembly protein LptD, translating to MAVNFPVFRRKFPLLVTGGLLAIQPLANVTAAPGEQFACQPSASGAWDCSSQNSASNVPRPQHGATSVSAGGSKTSSGETSSGGSTSAAADEPKQLVTESGGRGLKARSSDYSHLDWIPRDKLTAAQQAEIGPYCSGAYIEPVRPGMDDKTPNDEAPTYVSAKVSRYEQEKQIATLAGNVVLRQGSMQVEADEANLHQAENRGELVGNVKLRDNGALIVGDHAELQLDNGEAKIDNAEYVMHQAQIRGSALYAKRQEDAIIQLKDGTYTRCEPSSNAWVVKGNNIKLNPATGFGTATNATLRVKDIPVFYTPYIYFPIDDRRQSGFLAPSFATSTDTGFTLTTPYYFNLAPNYDATLYPHYMVKRGLLMEGEFRYLTHSSEGQLNAAYLNDKNDDRKDFPQYTDTRWLYGWKNTSGLDSRWLAQVDYTRISDPYYFQDLDTSLGIGSPTYVNQQGALTYRGDSYTARLNAQSYQLATVTDVTPYDRLPQLTLDGKLPFNPGGLNFSYSTEAVRFDRDLDDGFYRRNEDDPTLYPRPDNNIQGLARANGDRFHVEPGVSLPMNRSWGFMTPTVKAMYTKYDLDLDGQGKQYIANNQPWLTYDSSPDRSLTLAKLDSGLYFDRDTTFGGTKFRQTLEPRAMYLYVPYKNQDNLPTFDTGEFTFSYDSLWRENRFTGKDRIGDANQLSLGLGSRFIEDDGFERAYIAAGQIYYFSDRRVQLPGLTENDLRASGASNPDADTWRSPYALTGIYRFNHDWYASSDFNWNPNTHHTDNGNLMFHYQPEADPRKVLNAGYRYRADSKRFNPNTGQFEYGSEQYKIEQHDFSFIWPVLPQWAAIGRWQFDYNNSRTLEAFGGFEYDSCCWKLRLINRYWVDYDDDEFVTSTSKADRGVFLQIILKGLGGVVGNQVEGFLDQGIQGYRQREDNAM from the coding sequence ATGGCAGTGAATTTCCCCGTGTTCCGTAGAAAATTCCCCTTACTGGTGACCGGCGGCCTGCTGGCTATCCAGCCGCTCGCCAATGTGACCGCGGCACCCGGCGAGCAGTTCGCCTGCCAGCCCTCCGCGTCCGGCGCCTGGGACTGCTCCTCGCAGAATAGCGCCAGCAATGTGCCCCGCCCTCAACATGGCGCCACATCCGTCAGCGCAGGCGGCAGCAAGACCAGCAGCGGCGAAACATCCTCGGGCGGCTCGACCAGCGCGGCGGCCGATGAGCCAAAGCAACTGGTCACCGAGTCCGGCGGCCGTGGCCTGAAAGCCCGCAGCAGCGACTACAGCCATCTCGACTGGATTCCCCGCGACAAGCTCACCGCCGCACAACAGGCGGAAATCGGCCCGTACTGCAGCGGCGCCTACATCGAGCCAGTGCGTCCGGGCATGGACGACAAGACACCGAACGACGAGGCACCGACCTACGTCTCGGCGAAAGTCTCCCGCTACGAGCAGGAAAAACAGATCGCCACCCTCGCGGGCAATGTCGTCCTGCGTCAGGGCAGCATGCAGGTGGAAGCCGACGAGGCCAACCTGCACCAGGCCGAGAACCGCGGCGAGCTGGTCGGCAACGTCAAGCTGCGCGACAACGGCGCGCTGATCGTCGGCGACCACGCCGAGCTGCAGCTGGACAACGGCGAAGCGAAGATCGACAACGCCGAATACGTCATGCACCAGGCCCAGATCCGCGGCAGCGCGCTGTACGCCAAGCGCCAGGAAGACGCGATCATCCAGCTCAAGGACGGTACCTATACCCGCTGCGAACCCAGCAGCAACGCCTGGGTCGTCAAGGGCAACAACATCAAGCTGAACCCGGCCACCGGTTTCGGCACCGCGACCAACGCGACCCTGCGGGTGAAAGACATTCCGGTCTTCTACACCCCCTACATCTATTTCCCGATCGACGATCGTCGCCAGTCCGGCTTCCTCGCGCCCTCGTTCGCGACGTCGACCGACACCGGCTTTACGTTGACCACCCCGTACTACTTCAACCTGGCGCCCAACTACGACGCCACGTTGTACCCGCACTACATGGTCAAGCGCGGCCTGCTGATGGAAGGCGAGTTCCGCTACCTGACCCACAGCAGCGAAGGCCAACTCAACGCGGCCTACCTGAACGACAAGAACGACGACCGCAAGGACTTCCCGCAATACACCGACACCCGTTGGCTGTATGGCTGGAAGAACACCAGCGGCCTGGATTCGCGCTGGCTCGCGCAGGTGGACTACACCCGCATCAGCGACCCCTACTACTTCCAGGACCTGGACACCTCGCTGGGCATCGGCTCGCCGACCTACGTCAACCAGCAAGGCGCCCTGACCTATCGCGGCGACAGCTACACCGCCCGACTGAACGCACAGTCCTACCAGCTGGCGACGGTGACCGACGTCACCCCGTATGACCGCCTGCCGCAGCTCACCCTGGACGGCAAGCTGCCGTTCAACCCGGGCGGCCTGAACTTCAGCTACAGCACCGAGGCCGTACGCTTCGATCGCGACCTGGACGATGGTTTCTATCGTCGCAACGAAGACGATCCGACCCTGTATCCCCGCCCGGACAACAACATCCAGGGCCTGGCACGCGCCAACGGCGACCGCTTCCATGTCGAGCCGGGCGTGAGCCTGCCGATGAACCGCAGCTGGGGCTTCATGACCCCGACCGTCAAGGCCATGTACACCAAGTACGACCTGGATCTGGACGGCCAAGGCAAGCAGTACATCGCCAACAACCAGCCCTGGCTGACCTACGACAGCAGCCCGGATCGCTCGCTGACGCTGGCCAAGCTGGACAGCGGCCTGTACTTCGATCGCGACACCACCTTTGGCGGCACCAAGTTCCGTCAGACCCTGGAGCCGCGCGCGATGTACCTGTACGTCCCGTACAAGAACCAGGACAACCTGCCGACCTTCGACACCGGCGAGTTCACCTTCAGCTACGACTCGCTGTGGCGTGAAAACCGCTTCACCGGCAAGGACCGCATTGGCGACGCCAACCAGCTGTCCCTGGGCCTTGGCTCGCGCTTCATCGAAGACGACGGTTTCGAGCGTGCCTACATCGCCGCCGGCCAGATCTATTACTTCAGCGATCGCCGCGTGCAACTGCCCGGCCTGACCGAAAACGACCTGCGCGCCAGCGGGGCGAGCAACCCGGACGCCGACACCTGGCGCTCGCCGTACGCCCTGACCGGCATCTATCGCTTCAACCATGACTGGTACGCCAGCTCGGACTTCAACTGGAACCCGAACACTCACCATACCGACAACGGTAACCTGATGTTCCACTACCAGCCCGAAGCCGATCCCCGCAAGGTGTTGAACGCCGGCTACCGCTATCGTGCGGACAGCAAGCGCTTCAACCCGAACACCGGTCAGTTCGAATACGGCAGCGAACAGTACAAGATCGAGCAGCATGACTTCTCGTTCATCTGGCCGGTACTGCCGCAGTGGGCCGCCATCGGCCGCTGGCAGTTCGACTACAACAACAGCCGCACGCTGGAAGCCTTCGGTGGTTTCGAATACGACAGCTGCTGCTGGAAACTGCGTCTGATCAACCGCTACTGGGTCGACTATGACGACGACGAGTTCGTAACCTCGACGTCCAAGGCCGACCGTGGCGTCTTCCTGCAAATCATTTTGAAAGGCCTTGGCGGCGTGGTTGGCAACCAGGTGGAAGGCTTCCTCGACCAAGGTATCCAGGGTTATCGTCAACGTGAAGACAATGCTATGTAA
- a CDS encoding phosphotransferase produces MSEDARYQQLIRWLDLSLPAVFNAQGWGSVPEASLTAASSDASFRRYFRWQSEGRSLIVMDAPPPQEDCRPFIKVAGLLAEAGVHVPKILAEDVEQGFLLLDDLGRQTYLDVLTAQNAEELFEDALDALVAFQQVEVAQRLPAYDEALLRRELQLFPDWYVQRHLGVTLAGEQLAAWERTCDLLVRSALEQPRVLVHRDYMPRNLMLSEPNPGILDFQDAVYGPVTYDVTCLYKDAFLSWPEPRVHDGLTRYWRKAQAAGIPLLDSFEAFFRASDLMGAQRHLKVIGIFARICHRDGKPRYLGDVPRFFRYLENVIARRPELADLAALLASLPNDETHPA; encoded by the coding sequence ATGTCTGAGGATGCCCGTTACCAGCAATTGATCCGCTGGTTGGACTTGAGTTTGCCCGCTGTGTTCAACGCGCAAGGCTGGGGCTCCGTGCCCGAGGCCAGCCTGACCGCCGCCAGCAGTGACGCCAGTTTCCGCCGTTATTTCCGTTGGCAGAGTGAAGGCCGCAGCCTGATCGTGATGGACGCGCCGCCGCCGCAGGAAGACTGCCGGCCCTTCATCAAGGTGGCCGGGCTGCTGGCGGAAGCCGGCGTGCACGTGCCGAAAATTCTCGCCGAGGATGTCGAGCAGGGGTTCCTCCTGCTCGACGATCTCGGTCGTCAGACCTATCTGGATGTGCTCACCGCGCAGAACGCCGAGGAGCTCTTCGAGGATGCCCTCGACGCCCTGGTGGCCTTCCAGCAGGTGGAGGTCGCCCAGCGCCTGCCCGCCTATGACGAGGCCCTGCTGCGTCGCGAACTGCAGCTGTTCCCCGACTGGTATGTGCAGCGCCATCTGGGCGTGACCCTGGCGGGCGAGCAGCTTGCCGCCTGGGAGCGCACCTGCGACCTGCTGGTCCGCAGTGCCCTGGAGCAGCCGCGGGTGCTGGTGCACCGCGACTACATGCCGCGCAACCTGATGCTCAGCGAGCCGAACCCCGGCATCCTGGATTTCCAGGACGCGGTGTACGGCCCGGTGACCTACGACGTCACCTGCCTATATAAGGATGCGTTCCTCAGCTGGCCGGAGCCGCGCGTGCATGACGGCCTCACCCGTTACTGGCGCAAGGCCCAGGCGGCGGGCATCCCGCTGCTGGACAGCTTTGAGGCGTTCTTCCGTGCCAGCGACCTGATGGGCGCCCAGCGCCACCTCAAGGTGATCGGCATCTTCGCCCGCATCTGCCACCGCGACGGCAAGCCGCGCTACCTGGGCGACGTACCGCGCTTCTTCCGTTACCTGGAAAACGTCATCGCGCGCCGGCCGGAGCTGGCCGACCTCGCCGCGTTGCTGGCGAGCCTGCCCAATGACGAGACACATCCCGCATGA